CAGCGACTTCCACGCGCGCGAATCCATTCTGTTGAACCTGCACACGCCGGATTTCACGACGTCGCATCGCCTGGCAACGCTGATTAATGAGACTGTTGGTGAAGGTACCGCACAAGCAATGGACCCGGTTTCGGTCAGCGTGCGTGCACCGACCGACGCTAATCAACGCACGTCTTTTCTCGCTTACCTGGAAAACCTGGAAGTTGATCCGGGGCAGGGTTCCGCCAAGGTCATTATCAATTCGCGTACCGGTACCGTAGTAATCGGCTCGCACGTACAGGTATCGCCGGCAGCCGTTTCCCACGGCTCGCTGGTGGTGACGATCAGCGAACAACCGTTGGTCAGCCAGCCGCAGGCCGCGTTCTCGGATGCCGGCCAGACGGTGGTTGTACCGAGTTCGCAGGTGCAGATAACAGAAGAAGACTCGAGCATGTTCCTGTTCGCACCGGGTACCAGCCTTGATGAAATCGTGCGCACGGTCAACCGGGTCGGAGCCGCACCAGGAGACCTGGTTGCGATTCTTGAAGCACTGAAGCAGGCCGGCGCGCTACGCGCTGAACTGGTTGTCATCTGAGCCAGTTTCATGACCGCCTCGATCACCGACTTCGGACAGTTCACAACCTTGAAAGCCAGCGCGGATCGCCAGGAAGCGGCCGCGCTGCGCGAGGTTGCGTCACAATTCGAGGCGCTGTTCGTGCAGTCGATGCTCAAGAATATGCGCGGAGCCAAACTGGCGGAGCCCATGTTTGGCAGCGATCAAATGGACATGTACCAGGACATGTTCGACCAGCAATTGTCGCTGGAAATGGCCAATGGTCGCGGTATTGGACTGGCGGACATGCTGGTCCGGCAGATGGGTGGCGAAATCGGTCATGTGCCGACGAGCCGTGAGACGTTCGCGTTACCGCCCACTCGTCGTATGGACGGCGCTGTGGCTGAGTTGCCGGACTGGTCGGAACCGCAATCGTTCATCAAAGATGTCTGGCCGCACGCGGAACGTGCTGGTACAGCATTGGGCGTTGAACCACGTGCGATCGTTGCCCAGGCGGCGCTCGAAACGGGTTGGGGCGCACATGTCATGCAGGATGCCAATGGCAGCAGCAGTTACAACCTGTTCGGCATCAAGGCGGGACCGGACTGGAAGGGCGACAGCGTCGCGCGATCAACCGTGGAGTACGAAAACGGCATTGCCGAGCGGCGAGTGGAGCGATTCCGTTCCTACCCCGATGTGGCAGCGGCGTTCGATGACTATGCCGACTTCCTGCTGACCCGTGGCCGCTACGAGCAGGCGATAGGTCAGGGTGACAACGTAGCGGGCTTCGCCGGTGCCTTGCAGGAAGCGGGCTACGCGACAGACCCGCGCTATGCCCAGAAAATTTCGCGCGTGCTGCACAGTGACACGATGCAGGGCGCGCTCAGTGAATTAAAGATTGACTCCAGCCGGCCGATAACCTCGGCGGGTGCTATGGCCAATGCGGACTAACGGCCCAGGGAATCGCTATGCCGAATATATTGTCAACGAGTTTAACCGGAATGCTTGCGTTTCAGCGTGCGCTGGAAACGACCGGTCATAACATCGCCAACGCCAACACGCCGGGATACAGCCGCCAGGTTACGGAGTTTTCCGCGCGCCCGGGGCAGGGCGTGTACAACGGCTATATCGGGTCCGGTACCCAGGTCAGCTCAATAAAACGCATTTACGACGATATTATTGGCGGGCAGCTGCAAACCAGTACCAGCAGCCACGCGCGGTTCGCCGCGCTAAATGATCTCGCCAGCCGTCTCGATACGCTGATCGCCGACCCCAGTTCGGGGCTCAACAATCAGTTGCAATCCTTCTTTAATTCCGTGCAGGACATCGCCAATGATCCGTCATCATTGCCGACCCGTGCCGCGTTACTGGGTGAGGCTGACAGCCTCGTGTTGCGCTTTTCGGAAATGGATCGCCAGTTCGCTGATCTTGATGCGGAAATCAGTCAACGACTGGCAGCAGCCGTGACCGACATTAACCAGCTTTCCACGTCGATTGCCGACCTGAACGACAGGATCACGCTGGGTCAGGCGGCGAACGGGCAGTCTCCCAATGACTTGCTTGATCAGCGCGATCTGTTGCTTCGGGATCTGGCGGCGCTGGTTCCGGTTGACAGCGTGCAGCAATCTGACGGTTCCATGAACGTCTTTATCGGTAACGGACAAACGCTCGTCATCGGCAGCGAAGCACGTCAGCTCACGACCCAGGGCAGTGAATTTGACCCAACCCGGCTGGAAGTGGCGTACCGGACTTCCGCGGGCACGTCGGTTATGGACAATCGGCTGACCGGTGGGCAACTGGGCGGCTTACTCGAGTTCCGCAATCAGATGCTGGACCCGGCACGGCAGGCCTTGGGCCAAACGGCCCAGGCTGTGGCGGTGACTTTCAATGAGCAGAACGCGGCAGGCATGGACCTGTACGGCAACATGGGCGGCGATTTCTTTGGCATCGGTGACCCGGGTGTTACTTATTCCAACCGCAACAGCGGTAGTGGTACGGCCGAGGCAACCATTGCCGATCTTGGCGCCGTAACCGGCCGCGACTACATCCTGACCTACGACGGTGCCG
The DNA window shown above is from Woeseia oceani and carries:
- a CDS encoding flagellar basal body P-ring protein FlgI is translated as MNTKNLLSRAGSALLVFAIVAQPALADRIKDLAAVAGVRSNQLAGYGLVVGLNGTGDQTSQTPFTVQSIKNMLTQFGVTVPDGTSLQLKNVAAVTIHADLPPFVKPGQTIDITVSSIGNAKSLRGGSLLMAPLRGADGNVYAIAQGNLIVGGFGASGNDGSSVTVNIPSAGRIPNGATVERTVPSDFHARESILLNLHTPDFTTSHRLATLINETVGEGTAQAMDPVSVSVRAPTDANQRTSFLAYLENLEVDPGQGSAKVIINSRTGTVVIGSHVQVSPAAVSHGSLVVTISEQPLVSQPQAAFSDAGQTVVVPSSQVQITEEDSSMFLFAPGTSLDEIVRTVNRVGAAPGDLVAILEALKQAGALRAELVVI
- the flgK gene encoding flagellar hook-associated protein FlgK: MPNILSTSLTGMLAFQRALETTGHNIANANTPGYSRQVTEFSARPGQGVYNGYIGSGTQVSSIKRIYDDIIGGQLQTSTSSHARFAALNDLASRLDTLIADPSSGLNNQLQSFFNSVQDIANDPSSLPTRAALLGEADSLVLRFSEMDRQFADLDAEISQRLAAAVTDINQLSTSIADLNDRITLGQAANGQSPNDLLDQRDLLLRDLAALVPVDSVQQSDGSMNVFIGNGQTLVIGSEARQLTTQGSEFDPTRLEVAYRTSAGTSVMDNRLTGGQLGGLLEFRNQMLDPARQALGQTAQAVAVTFNEQNAAGMDLYGNMGGDFFGIGDPGVTYSNRNSGSGTAEATIADLGAVTGRDYILTYDGAAYSMLRADTGAAVSMSGTGTVGDPLIADGLSIVTGGAPAAGDRIMIKSSTNGAETITRSMNDAQQIAMAGPTRTLASLSNTGNGSISATDIVDRNDPALLNTAVIQFTGPATYSVNGAGSFAYVSGEPIVVNGSRFAISGTPQAGDEFTLEANTGASGDNRNGLLLANVQAQGILNGGTVSINDSYGQLIGQVGSATRQVQMNFDAQSVVKANAEASQLAKSGVNLDEEAANLLKYQQAYQAVAHVVSVANSMFDTLINATRR
- a CDS encoding glucosaminidase domain-containing protein — protein: MTASITDFGQFTTLKASADRQEAAALREVASQFEALFVQSMLKNMRGAKLAEPMFGSDQMDMYQDMFDQQLSLEMANGRGIGLADMLVRQMGGEIGHVPTSRETFALPPTRRMDGAVAELPDWSEPQSFIKDVWPHAERAGTALGVEPRAIVAQAALETGWGAHVMQDANGSSSYNLFGIKAGPDWKGDSVARSTVEYENGIAERRVERFRSYPDVAAAFDDYADFLLTRGRYEQAIGQGDNVAGFAGALQEAGYATDPRYAQKISRVLHSDTMQGALSELKIDSSRPITSAGAMANAD